The genomic interval GAACAACGAGATCGATCGCGTTCGCGACGAGGAGCTGCCGGCGCTCGAGGCGGCTGGTGTCGAGCTCGAGATCGAGCGGTACGAGTGGCACGAGTCGTCCCTCCCGGCTGCCGTCGCCGACCGAAGCGACGCGCCGGCGGGTGCGGACGTCCCGATCGACGGCCTGGCGAGGGTCGATCCGTCGCCGCTCCGGACGTCGCTTCCGGCGGCCGAACGCGATCGGTACCGGACGGCGTGTCGAGCGGCCACTCGGGCCGTCGAGGCCGTGGGGGCCGACCTCGACTCGGCGACGACCGAGCGCGAGGCGGCGGCGCGACTGCGGCGCGAACTCGCCCGTCGCGGGTTCGCCGCGCCGGTGGTCCTCGTGGGCGGTGCGGACCGAGCCGTCGCGCAGCGACACTTCACGCCGACGGACGCGCCGCTGGGCGAGTTCGGCCACCTGACGGTCGTCGCCGAGCGCGGCGGCCACAACGTCGCCGTTACTCGGACGGTCGCGTTCGACCTGCCCGCCTGGCTTCGCGACCGCCACCGGGCGGCGTGTCGCGTCGCCGCGACGGCAGCGGCGGCGACCGCGGCGGCGGCGCGATCCGGCGGGACCGCGGGCGAGGTGTTCGACGCGATTCGGACCGCCTACGCGGAGGTCGACTACCCCGACGAGTGGCGACGCCACCACCAGGGCGGTGCGATCGGCTACGAGAGCCGCGAGTGGACCGCGACGCCGGACTCGGAGACGCCGATCAGCGAGCCGTTGCCGTACGCGTGGAATCCGACGGTTCGGGGAGCGAAGTGCGAGGACACGGTTCTGGTCGCCGACGGGATCGAGGTGCTGACGGCGACCGGCGAGTGGCCGACGGCGAGCTACGAGGCGGTCGGCTTCGACGCCAGCGTGACGTTTCACGAGCCGCTCGAGCGGGACCGATAGACGCCTGTGGGGAGGCGGGGTCCGTCGCGGCGGGCGACCGAGCCGGAAGGGCTTGCCGGGGAACCAACAGCCTTTGACGACCCGCCGGAACGGAGAGCCGTCCCCTCGTGCCATCGGTCCCCAATCCGCTGCGGCTCGCGATCCGCGCCGTCGGACTCGCGCTCGCCCGCCTCGGCGCTATCGATCGCGACCGCGCCGTCCGAACGACCGAACTCGCCTGGCCCCGCATCGTCACCGGTCTCGCCCGGATGTCGAAGAACGCGGTCGACGTCGCGATGGTGGGCGTCGCTGTCGGCACCGCCGCGGTCGCGGGCGTCGGGTTCGCCGGCCCGTTCTGGGGGCTCGCGTTCGCCATCGGCGGCGGCGTCGCCGGCGGGACGATCGCCCTCGTCTCCCAGCGCTACGGCGCCGATGCCCGCGACGAACTGGGCCTGGCGGTCCGCTCGAGCACGGCGCTGGTCGTAGCGATGAGCCTGCCGGTGACGCTGGTCTTCTGGCTCGTCCCCCACGAACTCGTCGGGCTGCTCAGCAGCAACGACCGGGCCGTCGCCTACGGGGCGCGATACCTCCAGGTGGTCGGGCTCGGTATCCCCTTCGCGGGGCTCAACCTCGTCGGCAGTCGGACCCTCGTCGGCGCCGACGACGCCTACACCGCGATGCAGGTGCGCGGGGGCGGGGCTGTGGCCAACATCGGATTGAACTGGCTGTTCGTCTTCGCGCTCGACTGGGGCGTCGCCGGCGCGGCGCTCGGGACCGTCCTCTCGAACGTCGCCGCCACGTCGGCGTTCGCGATCGGACTCGTTTACGGCCGCGCGCCCGCGATCGGCGCCTTCCCCGTTCGCGTGGACCCGACCGGACGGTACGTCGATCCCGAGACGATCCGCGATCTGGGGCGGATCGGCCTCCCCATTGGCGCCCGAAACCTCGTTTGGACGGTCGCGGAGTTTCCGATGCTCGCCATCCTCGATCACTTCGGCGAACCGACCGTCGCCGCGTTCGTCATCGCCCGCCGCATCTGGGGGCTGATGAACACGCCGGGCTGGGGCTTTGGCCTGGCCGCCTCGAGCCTGGTCGGCCAGGCGCTCGGGCAGAACGACGAGGCGACGGCGGAGGCCTACGGCCGCGAGATCGTCCGCTTTTCGGTCGCGACCTACGCCGTCTTCGCGGGGTGTATCGCGACGGTCGCTGAGCGGCTCGTCGTCCTGTTCGCCGACGGAGCGACGAGTCCGGAGGTGCCGATCGCCGTGTCCCTCGTGTACGCCGCCTGCGTGGCCGTCGTCTTTCAGGGCGTGACGGCCGCCGCGTCCGGCCCGCTCGACGCCAGCGGCGATACGAGGGTGCCCTTCGCGAGTCAGTTCCTCGGTATCTTCGGGGGGTCGATTCCGCTCGCGTACCTCGGAGCGACGACCACGCTCGGGTATTGGGGGCTGTACCTGGCCTTCCTCGCGGAGACGACCGTTCCCGCCGCCATCAATTACTGGCGGTTCCGCACGAACAAGTGGAAGGCGATCAGCGAGAGTTACCGACCCGACGTGGCGGCCGGCGACGATTGAGTTCGATACGCGACGTCGATGCGGTCGAACGCCGCCTGGCCGCGTCGATCGATGTTCGTCAATTGTCGTAGCAACCTTTTAGTGATCAGCGATAGAGGACGAGCGTATGCGATACGAGTGTTCGCGCTGCGATGGGACGGTCGACCACCAGCAGTACGCCGCAAGTTGTCCGCACTGTGGCCATCCGCCGAAACAGGGTGCCGATTGAGCGTCGCGTCGAAAACCGATCGATGGCGAACCGACACCCGATAGCGACGGCTCATCGGGCGTCACAAACGTGCTATTCGATCTACTACCAGGATAGCAAAGCGCCGGCGCGTCGATACCGCCGCGACGCGCTAGAGGATCTGATACCCTCCGTCGACGTACAGGAGGTGACCGGTGATGTACGATGCGTCGTCGGTCGCCAGGAACAGGTACGGGCTGGCGACGTCCTCGGGCGTCCCCAACCGGCCGATCGGGATGTCCGTCTCGATCGCCTGGTCGTCCGGATCCGGCAGCGCGGCGTCGCCGGCGATGAATCGGTCGTCGACGGTGCGATCGAACTCGAGGTCGGGCGTTTCCTCGCCGAACGTGGTCTCGATGATACCGGGTGCGACGGCGTTGACCCGGATGCCAAAGCGCGCGAGTTCGAGCGCGGCGACGCGGGTGAGCATCATAACTGCACCCTTCGAGGCGTCGTACATGGTGTGGCCGAGTTGGGCGTACTCGGAGCTGATCGAGGCTGTGTTGATGATACAGCCGGGGTCGTCCGCGGCGAGCATCTCTCGGGCGGCGGCGCGACAGCCGGCGAAGACGCCGCGGACGTTGACCGCCAGCACCTGGTCGAACTCATCGACGGGCGTCTCGAGCAGCGATCCGTGGCGGTAGATGCCGGCGTTGTTGACCATCACGTCGACACCGCCGAACTCCCGGGCGGCCTCGACGACCGACGCGACGTCGTCGGGATCCGAGACGTCCGTTTCGACGAACGTCGCGCGGCCGCCCGCGTCCTCGATTCGTTCGTGGGTCGGTATCGATTCGTCGGCGTCTTTCGGTTCCTCGAGCACGTCGGCGACGACGACCGTGGCACCGGCCGCGCCGAATCGGCGCGCGATTTCGCGACCGATTCCGGACGAGCCGCCGGTGACGATAACCGTCTCATCGGAGAAGTCGTACGTCAGCGAACCCATACGATAATTGGCGCATCTAGTTACTTAATTATTACTTCGCCGGAGACGACCGGTTTTGTGCTGCCGGTCGACGATTGGGCCGCCGCTCTAAGAAGAAACATTACTTACATTGATAGTAATTACTATAATGACCGAGGAATAGACACAACACGAATATGAATGCATAGTTGACTTTTGGTTCCGACTGGAGTGCGCATTCGAGAGACCACCGATTCAGATGTAGCCTATCGGCGCACAAATCCCATCAGAGGGATTCTTGCAAGAGACAGGATGGAGGGGGGCCTGGTTCAATAATCTCGCGGTGTTTCCGCACAATATGTGCCCATTCTCGCCAATTGCACCCCAGATTGTGTCTAATACATCGGATTATACAGTGAAATACGCACGTCCATCAGTTCGAGATGAAATGGAATGTTTCCGTTACAACCTATGATATAGCACATTCCGTATGGGTAAATAGTCCTATAGAGAAATCGGGTACGAGTTTAACATACTGACTCCTGTTCCCGGTCGGACACGTCTCGAGAGTCCGACTTGCCGGATAAACGCAGTGATCCGACCGACTGTAACCTGAACGGCAACGGAGCGCAGCGGAGGGCAACGACTCACCGCTTCGGTTCGACCGCCGGCGCTATCCGCAGCGGACCGCGAGGAAAAACACGTATATCCCGTCGGTGAGTGGGATCTGGTATGTTCGAAAAGTCGACGTGGATCCGCCTCCCGCGAAACGTCGTCGTCGGCCACGGCGTTCGCAGCGAGGTCGTCGACGTGATCGACGATCTCCACCTTCAGGGGCGGCCGCTGTTCGTCACAAGCCCGACCCCCCGCGAGGTCGCGGCGGCGCCCATCGCCGCCGACTTCGAGGCCGCCGGGATCGAGCCCGCGATCGTCACGATCGAGGAAGCGACCTTCGACGCCGTCGAACGGGTGATCGAGACCGCCGAGGCCGAGGAGGCCGCCTATCTCGTCGGCATCGGCGGCGGCAAGGCCATCGACATCGCGAAGATGGCCAGCCACCACCTGGAGATGGGCTTTCTGTCCGTTCCGACGGCCGCCAGCCACGACGGAATCCTCAGCAACCGCGGCTCCGTCCCGAACGGGGACTCCCGCCACAGCGTCGCCGCCGAGCCGCCGCTCGCGGTCGTCGCCGACACCGGTATCCTCGCCGACGCACCCTGGGAGCTGACGACCGCCGGCTGCGCCGACATTATCTCCAACTACACCGCCGTCATGGACTGGCGGCTTGCCAAGCGACTGAAAGACGTCGAGTACTCCGAGTACGCCGCCGCGCTCTCGGAGATGACCGCCGAGATCCTCGTGGACAACGCCGACCTCATCCGGCCCGGCCTCGAGGAATCGGCCTGGGTCGTCACCAAGGCGCTCATGTCCTCCGGCGTCGCGATGAGTATCGCCGGCTCCTCGCGGCCCGCCAGCGGCGCCGAACACCTCTTCTCGCATCAGCTCGATCGCCTGGCGCCCGGCGCAGCCTTGCACGGCCACCAGGTCGGCGTCGGCTCGATCATGTCCGCCTACCTCCACGGCGGCGATCGGGGGATCTGGCGGGACATCCGCGACGCTCTCGCGAGCATCGACGCGCCGACGACCGCCGCAGAGCTCGGCATCGACGACGAGACGGTGATCGAGGCGCTGACGACCTGCCACGAGATCCGCGACCGCTACACGATCCTCGGCGACGGGATGAACGAGCGGGCGGCCCGCGAGGTCGCGACGAAAACGGGCGTCATCAGCTGACTGTGCACCGATAGAGGCGCATCGGCCGATCAAATAGCGGTTCCGCGGCCCATCGGCCTCTCGGTCGGTAGACCGTCTGCTCCTCGATCCCTCACCCCAGATCGGCGCGCTCGAACCGCCAACACCCCAGCGCGATCGGCACGACGAGCCAGGCGAGCATGACGGCGACCATCACTTCGGGCTGGAGAAACCACGGATAAATATCCGACACGGAATCCGCGGAGTACGCGAGCGGCGTCGAACGAACGTACGCGGCCGTCGGACTGAGGAGCACCTGGACGAACATGACCTGCATATTGGAGATACCGAGTCCAGCGAGGTCGTTGAAAAGGTACTCGATGGCGAAGCGGAACGGCCCGAACAGGTTCAACACGTTCGTCACGAAGAAGAAGCCGATCGCCCCGCCCATCGCACGCGATCGAGAGGCCGTCGTCGCGGAGATACCGATCGCGACGGCGACGTACGTCAGCGCATAGAGCACGGTCAGGGACGCGATGCCGACGAAGACGTCGGCCTCGAGCGACGGATACCAGACCAGAGTGAGGACGGCACCCACCAGAAACGCGACGACGATCGCCGCGGCGACGATCGCCGTCCGGGAGAGGAACTTGCCGAGAACGACGTCTCGACGGCTGTTCGGGATCGACAGGAGGTACTTGATGCCGCCGGACTCGCGTTCGCCCGCGATCGCGAGGTACGCCGCGACGAGGGCGATAAGGGGGATAAACACCGCGCCGATACCGGTCAGGCCCCCGAGCGCGTTCCGCACGTTCGGGTTCGAAACGCCGGTTTGTCCGAAGTAGAGGAACAACGCCATGATGGCGGCGTAGAGCCCACCGATGAGCCAGATGACCTTGGCTCGGCGGACGTCGAGGAAGTCCTTCCGCGCGACGTCGAGCGTGCTCATGCCGTCACCTCCGGGGCCGTCGGCTCCTCGTCGATTCGGTCGTCGCTCGTGTACGTGTTGAACAACTGTTCGATCGAGGCGTCTTCGGAGACGATGTCCTCGACGGTCGTCGCCTCAGCGACGCGTCGAACGACGTCGACCTTGACCGACGGATCGGTGCACGTCGCCGTGATCGTCGTCCCCTCGACGCTGACGGAGCGGACGCCCGCCAGGCCGTCGAGTCCGAGAGTGTCGGGGACGCGCCCAACATCGAGCGTGATCTGCGCACCGAGATCGAGTTCGCCCTTGAGCTCGTCGGGCGTCCCGGTCGCGGCCAGGCGGCCCTCGTTCATGATGCCGATGCGATCGCAGACCGACTCGACTTCGCCGAGGATGTGGCTCGAGAAGAACACGGCGGTTCCCCTGTCTGCCTCCGCGGAGATGATCTCGCGCATCTCCTGCATCCCTGTCGGGTCCAGACCGGAGGACGGTTCGTCGAGGATCAGGAGGTCGGGATCGCCGACCAGCGCCATGCCGAACCCGAGTCGTTGGGCCATCCCTTTCGAGTAGTCACCAGCGGGACGGTCACCGTCGTCGTCGGTGAGCCCGACTCGATCGAGGAGGGCGTCGGGATCGTCGTTGGCGTCCTTCGTGTCGATGACCCACTGGAGGTGTTCGCGCGCGGTGAGCCGATCGTAAAGGGTCGCGCCTTCGGGGAGGACGCCGATCCGTTCGCGGATCCGCTCGGTCTCGTCTTGGGCGTCGTAGCCGAGCACCGTCGCGGTGCCGTCGGAGGGCCGGACGAAGTCCAGTAATACGTTGATCGTCGTCGACTTGCCGGCGCCGTTGGGCCCCAGAAAGCCGAAGATCTCTCCTTCCTCGACGACCAGGTCGAGGTCGTCGACGGCGAGGACCGACCCGCCGTAGCGCTTGGTGAGCGAGGACGTTTTGATGGCGGCCATGACGGATTCTCCGTGGCCCCGTCATGTATGTTTTTTGTATAGAACGGCGTGTATCGATCAGGGTTCGACGGCGAGTGGACGTGCAGACGAGGCGGAGCGGATGCCTCAGACGTGCTCGTCGAGGAAGTCCGCGATCTCGGAATAGGCTTCGATACGGTTCTCGAGTTTCGAGAAGCCGTGGCCCTCGTCCTCGAAGATCAGTTTTCGGACGGGGACGCCCTGTGCTTCGGCCTGCTCAGCGATCTGTTTGGCCTCGCCGACCGGCACGCGGGGGTCGTTCTCCCCGTGGAGGACGAACAGCGGCGCCTCGATGTTCTCGACGTTGTTGATCGGCGAGATCTCCTCGAGGAACCCGCGGTCCTCGGCGAGCGAGCCGTACTCGGCCTCTCGGAGTTCGCGGCGCCAGTCGCCGGTGTTCTCGAGGAACGTGACGAAGTTGGCGATGCCGACGACGTCGACGCCGGCGGCCCAGAGGTCGGGGTACTCGGTCAGCGCGGCTAGCACCATGAAACCACCGTAGGAGCCGCCCTTGGCCGCGATCCGATCGGGGTCGATCGCGGGGTGGTCCCGCAACCACTCGACGCACGCTTTGATGTCGGCGACGGAGTCCATTCGGTTCTCGACGTCGTCGAGGCCGGCGTACTCGGCACCGTAGCCGGACGAGCCCCGGACGTTCGGCTCGAAGTAGGCGTACCCTCGGTCGAGGAAGTACTGCTTGACGCTCGAGAAGGAGGGTCGGCGTTGGCTCTCTGGACCGCCGTGGATGTCGACGATGACGGGGACGCCGTCGCCGTCGTTTGCGTCGCCCTCCTCGTAGTCGTCGGGAAGCGTGAGGAAACCGGGAACCTCGAGGTTGTCGAGGCTCTCGACGTGGACGAGGTCGGACTCGTCGAACGATTCGGGCGGGATGCCCGCTGTCGGCGCGTTGGTCCAGCGCTCGGCCTCGCCGGTCTCCGTGTCGACGACGAAGACGTTCGTGTTGACCGTATCGCCGGTCGTCGACAGCGCGAACCGTTCCGCGTCGGGGTCGAAGCTCACGCCGCCGGAGATACCACCGGGCAGGTCGGGCTCGGGGAAGGTCTCGAATTCGGTGGGGTCGTCGGCATCGAACTCCCCGACGGTCAGCTCGGTGTAGCCCTCGACGTTGCGCGAGCAGACGAACCGGCCCGTCTCGTCGTCGAGCGCGATGCCGTCGACGTTCCAGCCGTCCCCGTCGATGACCGTCTCGAGGTCGCCCGTCGCCAGGTCGAGGTAGGCCAGGTAGAGCGTGTCCGCGGCCGCCGTCCCGTCCTGATCGTCGTCGGTGACCAGGTAGATCCCCTCGCCGTCGGGAGCCCAACTGGCGCTCTGATAGCGGACGTCGCCCTCGTGGGGCGTGAGGTGGTCGAGCTCGCCGGTTTCGAGGTCGAGGACGGAGAGGTCCTGATCGAAGTTGGAGTAGGCCTGCGAGACGAGCAGCCGGGAGTCGTCGGGACTCCAGCCCGCCAGCGAGAGCCAGCCGTCGCCCTCGTGGACGAGGGTCGCGTCGTCCCCGGTCTCGTCGCGGTTCTGGACGTAGACGTCGAAGACGGCCTCGTCTCGCCGGTTCGAGGTGAACGCGAACCGGTCGCCATCGTGGCTCCAGCCACCCCAGCGGTGTTTGGCGTCGGGTATCGCCGTCAGGTTCTCGATCTTCCCCGTCTCGGAGTCGAGCCGGAACAGTTGAGCGCGCTCGTTGCCGCCCTCGTCCATCCCGAAGATCAGTTCCGGGCGCTCGGGTGACCACGAGGCGAAGGTCACCCGCTCGTCGTAGAAGGTCCGCTGCTCGGGCCAGGCGCGGGGCGCGTCGAGGGTCCAGACCTGCGGGGTGCCGGTCGTGTTCATCAGGAACGAGAGCCGGTCGCCGTCGGGACCGAACGAGGCGCCGTACGCGCTGCGGATATTGAGATAGCGCTCGATGTCGTAGCCCATGCCACAGCCGTACGGACTCGAGGGGGTAGTCGTTTCGGTCGGTGCAATCGCCTCGCGAATCGAGCGACGACCGGTAGGGGCCGGTTATCCCGCATCGACCGGTGCGGCGCGATCGAACGAGGTGACGCCGAGAGCCGCGCAGTTCGCCGGGAGCGGCGGGATGGCGGCGCTTAACAAAACCGACGAGCGTAGCCGAGGCGATCGATGGCAGGAGAGACAGACCCGTCGCCGGTGGGGACCGTCCTCGCGACGACCGCGCTCATCCTCGTGGCCTTCGGGCTGACCGTCGCGGTCGTCGGCCCGGGGCTCTTCGCGGACGACACGGTCGAGGACTCCGAGACCGCGAGCGAGGCCGACTTAGAGCAACTCGACTCGCTGCAGGTCGGCGGCGACGACCGGGCGGCCGGCGATACCGGGGACGCGGACGACGAGGGGAGCGGCGAGCCCGAGGACGATGCGGACGACGGGGATGATGTGGACGATGAGGACGAGAGCGACGAGGACGAAGACGACGAAGAGGACGATGAGGACGATGAGGATGAATCAGGGGACGACGATGGAGACGAAGAGGACGACGGTGGTGACTCCGAATCCGACGATGGCGACGACTCGGACGAAGACGACAGTGAAGACGACGAGGATGACAGCGAAGATGACGACGGAGACGAAGATGAGGACGACGACGAAGACGGCGATGACGAAGACGGCGATGACGACGAAAGCGATGAGTAGGTCGATCGAACCGAACGACCTCGACACGCGCGGCCCCGTCGGCGACGGAAACGAGTAGGGTTTTTATCCTCTCGCTCACATTCAGCGAGCAGATGCACGTCGCGTTCGTCTCGTTCGAAACGGTCCACCACCGCGATACCGAGACGAACCGGCGGTTTCAGACCGTTATGGACCTCCTCGCGGACCGCGGCCACGACGTCCACTGTTACTGCGCCGGGTTCTGGGCCGGCGAGGAGTCGACGTTCGAGCGCGGCAACGTCACCTACCACGCGGTCTCGACCGGTCTCGAGGCCGGAGCCTCGTTTCACCTTCGGCTACCGTTCGTCCTCGCGGCCGCGGGACCCGACGCGATCCACGCCGGCGCGCGGCCGGCGAGCCAGGTGCTCGCGGCCAGGTCGGGCGCAGCGCTCGCGCGGGCGCCGCTGATCGTCGAGTGGTACGGCGACGGCGGTGTCGCTGACACGCGGTGGACCGGGCTCGCGACGGGCCGGCCGGACCGAATCGTCGCGCCCTCGGAACTCGTCGGGACGTGGGTCCGGGAGCGCGGCGCCGACGGGAACATCGTCACGACCGTCCCGAACCCCGTCGACTGCGAGCGGATTCGGGAGGGAGAGACCGGCGAGGAAGTCGACGTGATCTACGCCAGGCGGCTCGACGAGGGGGCCAACCTCGAGAGCCTGCTGCTCGCGCTGGCCGAGCTTCGGGACCGCGACTGGTCGGCCAAGGTCGTGGGCGACGGGCCCGAACGGGACGACTACGAGCAGCTGGCGAGCGATCTCCGGATCGACGATCGGGTGACGTTCACCGGAGAGCTGTCGCTCGACGAGCGGATCGCGGCCTACCGCGGCGCGCACGTCTTCGCTCAGACGGCCGAACACTGCGTCTTTCCGACGGAGATGCTGCGTGCGCTTTCCGCCGGCTGCGTCGGCATCGTGGAGTACCACGCGAACTCGAGCGCCCACGAACTCGTCGAGGGGTGGGACCGGGGGTTCCGGACCACCAGCGAGGTGGAACTCGCCGAGGCCATCCTCGACGGGGGCAACCTCGAACACCGCGAGTACGACGATCGGTTCGCCGACTACGACCGGTCGGCGGTGGCCGACCGCTACCTGACGTTGTACCGGACGCTGCGGGACGAACACGGCGTGTTGTAGTCGGAACCGGTTCGGACGAGTCGATCGAATCGGTCGGAGCACGTCGGGACTCGAGTCGCGGGCCTGGTCGTCGCCGAACGCGCGTTACAAGTGCTGTTATCTCGTTGACCCCGATATGAACCTCGTTGAGGCGCTGGACGCGGCGGGGAACGTGACGTGCGTCGTCGGCGCGGGCGGTAAGAAATCGACCCTCTATGCGCTCGCGGACCGTCTCGAGCGGGCGGTCGTGACGGCGACCGTTCGCATTCCGCCGTTCGAGGAGCACGTGGCCGCGGTGCACGTGACCGAGCAACCGCGGGAGGCGCTCCGCTCGGTTCGGGAGTGGCCGATCGGCCTGGTTCGAGCGCAGGAGCGGCCGGACCGATACCGGGGGTACGAGACGACCACCGTCGACGACCTCGCGACCGCGACCGAACGCGACGGCGTCTCGATCGTCGTGAAGGCCGACGGCGCGCGGACCAGGTGGTTCAAGGCGCCGGCCGCGGACGAACCCCAGTTGCCGGCCGCGGCCGACGTCGTCGTTCCCATCGCGAGCGCGAAGATCGTTGGGGAGCGACTGGACGACGAGCACGTCCACCGACCCGAGCGCGTCGCGGCCATCACGGGACTCGATCGGGGAGATCGAATCTCGGCGACGGACGTCGCGACTATGCTGACGAGCGAGCAAGGCGGGTTCAAGGATGCTCCCGACGGCGCGACTGTTATTCCGCTCCTCAACATGGCCGATACCCCCGACCTCGTGGAGACGGCGCGCGAGATCGCGGACGAGATCCGCGAGCGACGGGCAGTCCCGCGCGTGGTGATCACGCAGTTGACCAGCGACAGTCCGGTCGTCGACGTCGTCTGACCGGCCAGGGGCGATCGGTCACCGGCGATGTCCACCGACCACGGGTCGCCGACCGCCGATCCGAACGGACCCGACGTTCTCTTCTTCCCGTTCGTGGCAGAACGCTGTCCTATCGGCCGCCTCAGCGGCCGACGAGCTAGAAACGCTTAATGGTTCGAGGCCGTTTACCGTCACGGGACTTCATGGGAGAGGGCGACCGCATCGTTCGCGTCGATCTCGCGAACGAATCCGTGACGAGCGAACCGGTGCCCGAGCGGTGGCTACGGAACTACGTCGGGGGAAAGGGCCTCGGCGCCAGGT from Natrinema salifodinae carries:
- a CDS encoding M24 family metallopeptidase, which codes for MERPVTVKRSRIRETLADRSLAELWLLRPENVAWLAGGDVVIDAASDVGAAALGVPAEGDVVRLLAPNNEIDRVRDEELPALEAAGVELEIERYEWHESSLPAAVADRSDAPAGADVPIDGLARVDPSPLRTSLPAAERDRYRTACRAATRAVEAVGADLDSATTEREAAARLRRELARRGFAAPVVLVGGADRAVAQRHFTPTDAPLGEFGHLTVVAERGGHNVAVTRTVAFDLPAWLRDRHRAACRVAATAAAATAAAARSGGTAGEVFDAIRTAYAEVDYPDEWRRHHQGGAIGYESREWTATPDSETPISEPLPYAWNPTVRGAKCEDTVLVADGIEVLTATGEWPTASYEAVGFDASVTFHEPLERDR
- a CDS encoding MATE family efflux transporter yields the protein MPSVPNPLRLAIRAVGLALARLGAIDRDRAVRTTELAWPRIVTGLARMSKNAVDVAMVGVAVGTAAVAGVGFAGPFWGLAFAIGGGVAGGTIALVSQRYGADARDELGLAVRSSTALVVAMSLPVTLVFWLVPHELVGLLSSNDRAVAYGARYLQVVGLGIPFAGLNLVGSRTLVGADDAYTAMQVRGGGAVANIGLNWLFVFALDWGVAGAALGTVLSNVAATSAFAIGLVYGRAPAIGAFPVRVDPTGRYVDPETIRDLGRIGLPIGARNLVWTVAEFPMLAILDHFGEPTVAAFVIARRIWGLMNTPGWGFGLAASSLVGQALGQNDEATAEAYGREIVRFSVATYAVFAGCIATVAERLVVLFADGATSPEVPIAVSLVYAACVAVVFQGVTAAASGPLDASGDTRVPFASQFLGIFGGSIPLAYLGATTTLGYWGLYLAFLAETTVPAAINYWRFRTNKWKAISESYRPDVAAGDD
- the yqeC gene encoding selenium cofactor biosynthesis protein YqeC; the protein is MNLVEALDAAGNVTCVVGAGGKKSTLYALADRLERAVVTATVRIPPFEEHVAAVHVTEQPREALRSVREWPIGLVRAQERPDRYRGYETTTVDDLATATERDGVSIVVKADGARTRWFKAPAADEPQLPAAADVVVPIASAKIVGERLDDEHVHRPERVAAITGLDRGDRISATDVATMLTSEQGGFKDAPDGATVIPLLNMADTPDLVETAREIADEIRERRAVPRVVITQLTSDSPVVDVV
- a CDS encoding SDR family NAD(P)-dependent oxidoreductase, producing the protein MGSLTYDFSDETVIVTGGSSGIGREIARRFGAAGATVVVADVLEEPKDADESIPTHERIEDAGGRATFVETDVSDPDDVASVVEAAREFGGVDVMVNNAGIYRHGSLLETPVDEFDQVLAVNVRGVFAGCRAAAREMLAADDPGCIINTASISSEYAQLGHTMYDASKGAVMMLTRVAALELARFGIRVNAVAPGIIETTFGEETPDLEFDRTVDDRFIAGDAALPDPDDQAIETDIPIGRLGTPEDVASPYLFLATDDASYITGHLLYVDGGYQIL
- a CDS encoding ABC transporter permease subunit — translated: MSTLDVARKDFLDVRRAKVIWLIGGLYAAIMALFLYFGQTGVSNPNVRNALGGLTGIGAVFIPLIALVAAYLAIAGERESGGIKYLLSIPNSRRDVVLGKFLSRTAIVAAAIVVAFLVGAVLTLVWYPSLEADVFVGIASLTVLYALTYVAVAIGISATTASRSRAMGGAIGFFFVTNVLNLFGPFRFAIEYLFNDLAGLGISNMQVMFVQVLLSPTAAYVRSTPLAYSADSVSDIYPWFLQPEVMVAVMLAWLVVPIALGCWRFERADLG
- a CDS encoding ABC transporter ATP-binding protein → MAAIKTSSLTKRYGGSVLAVDDLDLVVEEGEIFGFLGPNGAGKSTTINVLLDFVRPSDGTATVLGYDAQDETERIRERIGVLPEGATLYDRLTAREHLQWVIDTKDANDDPDALLDRVGLTDDDGDRPAGDYSKGMAQRLGFGMALVGDPDLLILDEPSSGLDPTGMQEMREIISAEADRGTAVFFSSHILGEVESVCDRIGIMNEGRLAATGTPDELKGELDLGAQITLDVGRVPDTLGLDGLAGVRSVSVEGTTITATCTDPSVKVDVVRRVAEATTVEDIVSEDASIEQLFNTYTSDDRIDEEPTAPEVTA
- a CDS encoding NAD(P)-dependent glycerol-1-phosphate dehydrogenase — protein: MFEKSTWIRLPRNVVVGHGVRSEVVDVIDDLHLQGRPLFVTSPTPREVAAAPIAADFEAAGIEPAIVTIEEATFDAVERVIETAEAEEAAYLVGIGGGKAIDIAKMASHHLEMGFLSVPTAASHDGILSNRGSVPNGDSRHSVAAEPPLAVVADTGILADAPWELTTAGCADIISNYTAVMDWRLAKRLKDVEYSEYAAALSEMTAEILVDNADLIRPGLEESAWVVTKALMSSGVAMSIAGSSRPASGAEHLFSHQLDRLAPGAALHGHQVGVGSIMSAYLHGGDRGIWRDIRDALASIDAPTTAAELGIDDETVIEALTTCHEIRDRYTILGDGMNERAAREVATKTGVIS
- a CDS encoding S9 family peptidase, which produces MGYDIERYLNIRSAYGASFGPDGDRLSFLMNTTGTPQVWTLDAPRAWPEQRTFYDERVTFASWSPERPELIFGMDEGGNERAQLFRLDSETGKIENLTAIPDAKHRWGGWSHDGDRFAFTSNRRDEAVFDVYVQNRDETGDDATLVHEGDGWLSLAGWSPDDSRLLVSQAYSNFDQDLSVLDLETGELDHLTPHEGDVRYQSASWAPDGEGIYLVTDDDQDGTAAADTLYLAYLDLATGDLETVIDGDGWNVDGIALDDETGRFVCSRNVEGYTELTVGEFDADDPTEFETFPEPDLPGGISGGVSFDPDAERFALSTTGDTVNTNVFVVDTETGEAERWTNAPTAGIPPESFDESDLVHVESLDNLEVPGFLTLPDDYEEGDANDGDGVPVIVDIHGGPESQRRPSFSSVKQYFLDRGYAYFEPNVRGSSGYGAEYAGLDDVENRMDSVADIKACVEWLRDHPAIDPDRIAAKGGSYGGFMVLAALTEYPDLWAAGVDVVGIANFVTFLENTGDWRRELREAEYGSLAEDRGFLEEISPINNVENIEAPLFVLHGENDPRVPVGEAKQIAEQAEAQGVPVRKLIFEDEGHGFSKLENRIEAYSEIADFLDEHV
- a CDS encoding glycosyltransferase family 4 protein, with translation MHVAFVSFETVHHRDTETNRRFQTVMDLLADRGHDVHCYCAGFWAGEESTFERGNVTYHAVSTGLEAGASFHLRLPFVLAAAGPDAIHAGARPASQVLAARSGAALARAPLIVEWYGDGGVADTRWTGLATGRPDRIVAPSELVGTWVRERGADGNIVTTVPNPVDCERIREGETGEEVDVIYARRLDEGANLESLLLALAELRDRDWSAKVVGDGPERDDYEQLASDLRIDDRVTFTGELSLDERIAAYRGAHVFAQTAEHCVFPTEMLRALSAGCVGIVEYHANSSAHELVEGWDRGFRTTSEVELAEAILDGGNLEHREYDDRFADYDRSAVADRYLTLYRTLRDEHGVL